In a genomic window of Pontibacter liquoris:
- the gldF gene encoding gliding motility-associated ABC transporter permease subunit GldF, whose amino-acid sequence MLAILKKEFNGFLNSLIAYLVIAVFLVAIGMFMWVFPESSVLEYGFADLQTLFNMAPWLFLFLIPAITMRTFAEEKREGTMELLLTKPITDLQLILGKYFAALLLALLALLPTLLYYYSVYVLGNPPGNIDSAAVAGSYIGLLFLAGVFTAIGVFASSISDNQIISFVIAVFLCYISYTGFQSIASIPVWGSYSYYISQLGIAYHYSAISKGLIDSRDVLYFLSVIAVMILATKLVLRSRKW is encoded by the coding sequence GTGCTCGCCATCCTTAAAAAAGAATTTAATGGTTTCCTCAACTCGCTCATCGCCTACCTGGTGATAGCAGTGTTCCTGGTGGCCATTGGCATGTTTATGTGGGTGTTTCCGGAGAGCAGCGTGCTCGAGTACGGCTTTGCCGATCTGCAGACGCTCTTTAACATGGCCCCCTGGCTGTTTTTGTTTTTGATCCCCGCCATTACCATGCGCACCTTTGCCGAAGAGAAGCGGGAGGGAACCATGGAACTGCTGCTGACCAAACCCATTACTGACCTGCAACTGATCCTGGGCAAATATTTTGCGGCGCTGCTGCTGGCCTTGCTAGCTCTGCTGCCTACGCTGCTATACTATTATTCGGTGTATGTGCTGGGTAACCCGCCCGGAAACATCGATTCGGCGGCTGTAGCCGGTTCTTACATCGGGCTGCTGTTTCTGGCGGGCGTTTTTACAGCCATTGGCGTGTTTGCCTCCTCCATATCCGATAACCAGATCATCTCTTTTGTGATCGCCGTGTTCTTGTGCTATATCAGCTATACCGGCTTCCAATCCATCGCCTCTATTCCGGTGTGGGGTAGTTATAGTTATTACATCAGCCAATTAGGCATCGCCTATCATTATTCGGCCATCAGCAAAGGGTTGATCGATTCCCGGGACGTGCTATACTTCCTGAGTGTTATTGCCGTGATGATCCTGGCTACAAAACTTGTGTTGAGGAGCAGAAAATGGTAG
- the gldG gene encoding gliding motility-associated ABC transporter substrate-binding protein GldG gives MVAQNKSRRNQDMLRFAGWLAAIILLNILAANFFFRLDLTEDKRYTIAPVTKKMLQKLPDEVVVNVYLEGDFPAGFKRLQQAVRETLDEFRIYADGNIRYNFIDPTAILDEKQRTAFYQTLAKKGIIPTNLHATEEGKQVERLVFPGATVTYKGKETAVNLLKGNLAASPDERLNQSVEGVEYELASAIRKMAFQGTKTIGYITGQGELELPQVEDLLGSLQEYYRVARGDLAQIPSLKGLDLILIAKPTKSFSEADKYKIDQFIMNGGKAIFFVDALNANMDSVGAGGMFALPYNLNLDDLFFRYGLRLNPTMIMDMNSGFIPMVTGYMGDKPQTEMINWRFYPLINSFSKHPITRNLDAVYTKFVGTIDTVKAEGIRKTPLLFTSRYSRVLQVPVPVTLEEARMEVKPELFQAGPQPVGYLLEGKFTSLFRHRRAPQGAADQQVREQGVASKIAVFSDGDLVRNEIDPRTNRPYELGFDRYSNVTFANKELAMNTVHYLLDAEGLINVRSKEIELRPLDKVRVKEEKTYWQLLNLVAPLVLLLLFGLARFYLRKRKYARF, from the coding sequence ATGGTAGCACAGAACAAAAGCAGGCGCAACCAGGATATGCTGCGCTTTGCAGGTTGGCTGGCAGCCATCATCCTGCTAAACATACTGGCGGCTAACTTCTTTTTCCGCCTCGACCTGACCGAAGACAAACGGTATACGATTGCCCCGGTTACAAAAAAGATGCTGCAGAAGCTGCCTGATGAGGTAGTGGTGAATGTCTACCTGGAGGGCGACTTCCCGGCAGGCTTTAAGCGGCTGCAGCAGGCGGTGCGGGAAACCCTGGACGAGTTCAGGATCTATGCAGACGGAAATATCCGCTATAATTTTATTGATCCGACAGCCATTTTGGATGAAAAGCAACGAACGGCCTTTTACCAGACTTTAGCCAAGAAAGGAATCATCCCCACCAACCTGCACGCCACAGAAGAAGGCAAGCAGGTGGAGCGGCTGGTTTTTCCGGGGGCGACGGTGACCTATAAAGGCAAGGAAACGGCTGTGAACCTGCTGAAAGGAAACCTGGCTGCCTCGCCAGACGAGCGCCTGAACCAGTCGGTAGAAGGCGTGGAGTATGAACTGGCTTCTGCTATCCGGAAAATGGCCTTCCAGGGCACCAAGACTATCGGTTACATTACCGGGCAGGGCGAGCTGGAATTGCCGCAGGTAGAGGATCTGCTTGGCTCCCTGCAGGAATATTACCGTGTGGCGCGGGGCGATCTGGCCCAGATTCCCTCGCTGAAAGGCCTCGACCTGATTCTGATTGCCAAACCCACCAAATCTTTTTCCGAAGCAGACAAGTATAAGATCGATCAGTTTATCATGAACGGCGGTAAGGCAATCTTTTTTGTGGATGCCCTGAATGCCAACATGGACAGCGTAGGAGCAGGCGGCATGTTTGCCCTGCCGTATAACCTGAACTTGGATGATCTGTTCTTCCGCTACGGCCTGCGGCTGAACCCAACGATGATCATGGACATGAACTCGGGCTTTATTCCAATGGTAACGGGGTATATGGGCGATAAGCCGCAGACCGAAATGATCAACTGGCGCTTTTATCCGCTGATCAACAGTTTTAGTAAGCACCCGATCACGCGTAACCTGGATGCCGTTTACACCAAGTTTGTAGGCACTATCGATACCGTAAAGGCCGAGGGCATCCGGAAAACACCGCTGCTCTTTACCTCCCGGTACTCGCGCGTGTTGCAGGTGCCCGTGCCGGTTACACTGGAGGAGGCGCGCATGGAAGTGAAACCGGAGCTGTTCCAGGCCGGGCCGCAGCCGGTGGGCTATTTGCTGGAAGGGAAATTTACTTCTTTGTTCCGGCACCGCCGCGCGCCCCAGGGAGCAGCCGACCAGCAGGTGCGGGAGCAGGGGGTAGCCTCTAAGATCGCCGTGTTTTCGGATGGCGACCTGGTGCGCAACGAGATCGATCCCCGGACAAACAGGCCCTATGAATTGGGCTTTGACCGCTACAGCAACGTGACCTTTGCCAACAAGGAACTGGCTATGAATACGGTGCATTACCTGCTCGACGCCGAAGGCCTGATCAACGTAAGAAGCAAAGAAATCGAACTGCGCCCGCTCGATAAGGTGCGCGTGAAAGAAGAGAAAACCTACTGGCAACTGCTGAACCTGGTTGCGCCGCTTGTGCTGTTGCTGCTCTTTGGCTTGGCGCGCTTTTACCTGCGCAAGCGTAAGTATGCGCGTTTTTAA
- the dnaN gene encoding DNA polymerase III subunit beta gives MKFIVSSSALLKQLSSINGVVTNNPVVPILENFLFEINNSTLTITASDLETSMITELAVEARENGRIAAPAKILLETLKNLPDQPVTFTIDEETYTIEISSSNGRYKLSGENATDFPRVPVVQGANAIEIPSNVLARAINKTIFAVSSDELRPAMTGIFVQLRNDNVTFVATDGHRLLRYRRVDISTKQEASLIIPRKAFTLLKSTLPTEPTAVRVEFNQSNAFFSFDNIRMICRLIDERYPDYENVIPVQNPNKLVIDRLDLLSSVRRISIYSNKTTHQIRLKLTGSELQVSAEDLDFSNEANERLSCQYEGEDMEIGFNAKFLTEMLNNLDSDEITFELSTPNRAGLLMPLANEENENVLMLVMPVMLNNYV, from the coding sequence ATGAAATTTATCGTCTCTTCTTCTGCTCTTTTGAAGCAGCTATCCAGCATAAACGGCGTAGTAACCAACAATCCGGTGGTTCCTATTCTCGAAAATTTTCTCTTTGAGATAAACAACAGCACGCTCACCATTACCGCAAGTGACCTGGAAACCTCCATGATCACCGAGCTGGCTGTGGAAGCACGCGAGAACGGGCGCATAGCGGCGCCTGCCAAGATCCTGCTGGAGACACTGAAAAACCTGCCGGACCAGCCGGTAACGTTTACCATAGACGAAGAGACCTATACCATCGAGATCAGTTCATCAAACGGCCGATACAAACTGTCTGGCGAGAACGCGACGGATTTTCCGCGTGTGCCGGTGGTACAGGGCGCAAACGCCATTGAGATCCCTTCGAACGTATTGGCGAGAGCTATTAACAAAACCATCTTTGCCGTGAGCAGCGACGAGCTTCGCCCGGCTATGACTGGTATCTTTGTGCAGCTGCGCAACGACAATGTAACGTTTGTAGCCACTGATGGCCACCGCCTCCTGCGTTATCGCCGTGTAGACATCTCGACCAAACAGGAAGCATCGCTGATCATTCCGCGCAAAGCCTTCACCTTGCTTAAGTCTACACTGCCTACCGAGCCAACAGCCGTGCGGGTAGAGTTTAACCAATCTAACGCTTTCTTCAGTTTCGATAACATCCGCATGATCTGCCGCCTGATCGACGAGCGTTACCCGGATTATGAGAATGTGATTCCGGTACAGAACCCGAACAAGCTCGTGATCGACCGTCTGGATCTGTTAAGCTCTGTACGTCGTATTTCCATTTACTCGAATAAAACCACGCACCAAATCCGCTTGAAATTAACAGGTTCTGAGCTGCAGGTATCCGCTGAGGACCTGGACTTCTCGAACGAGGCAAACGAGCGCCTTTCCTGCCAGTATGAAGGTGAGGACATGGAGATTGGTTTCAATGCCAAGTTCCTTACCGAAATGCTCAACAACCTGGATTCGGATGAGATCACCTTCGAGCTTTCGACGCCAAACCGTGCCGGTTTGCTTATGCCGCTTGCCAACGAAGAAAATGAAAATGTGCTGATGCTGGTAATGCCGGTAATGCTAAACAACTACGTATAA
- a CDS encoding endonuclease/exonuclease/phosphatase family protein, with product MHYGIKTLFLFFTIILLAGCAKVPLSTFNLSKKGKPQTIAFYNTEKLYDTINDPNTDDDPFLPEGELNWTQEKYARKIANIAGVIREIGGGNGPEVIGLAEVENVQVVQDLVNSNELRKSKYSIIHVNLPGEQGLDIALLYKPRAFKPTSQQIIKIDNGRSQPSSGGILQVNGELQGEPVTLFINHWPARMRRNTQEDSNLRAAALALRKEITALQVANKDARIIVMGDFDAEPAAPVIKDVLKATGRPNPYYNKELFNTFYMAFVNGQGSFYSRGDFMMLDQIMISKSLIDGRGLEYIRGSEHIYNPEKIKFLYGKYKNTPRGTFSGTTYFGGYSDHFPIYIQVRESK from the coding sequence ATGCACTACGGAATTAAAACCCTCTTTCTCTTTTTTACGATCATCTTACTGGCCGGCTGCGCTAAGGTACCGCTGAGCACTTTTAACCTTTCAAAAAAAGGTAAACCACAGACTATTGCTTTTTATAATACCGAGAAGCTATATGACACCATAAACGATCCGAACACTGACGATGACCCTTTTTTGCCGGAGGGCGAGCTGAACTGGACGCAGGAAAAGTATGCCCGTAAGATTGCCAATATCGCCGGAGTAATCCGGGAAATAGGCGGCGGAAACGGGCCGGAAGTGATCGGCCTGGCGGAGGTAGAGAATGTGCAGGTCGTGCAGGACCTTGTAAACAGCAATGAATTACGCAAAAGCAAGTATAGCATCATTCACGTTAACCTGCCAGGTGAACAGGGGCTGGATATAGCGCTGCTCTATAAGCCGAGGGCTTTTAAACCAACTTCGCAGCAGATCATTAAAATAGACAATGGCCGTTCGCAACCTTCGTCCGGCGGCATTTTGCAGGTAAACGGAGAATTGCAGGGCGAGCCTGTCACGCTGTTCATCAATCATTGGCCCGCACGCATGCGCCGAAACACCCAGGAAGACAGTAACCTGCGTGCTGCCGCTCTTGCTCTCCGGAAAGAGATCACGGCCCTGCAGGTAGCCAACAAAGATGCCCGCATCATTGTGATGGGTGATTTTGATGCAGAACCGGCGGCACCCGTCATCAAGGACGTGCTGAAAGCCACTGGCCGGCCAAACCCTTATTACAACAAAGAGCTGTTCAATACCTTTTACATGGCCTTTGTAAATGGCCAGGGTAGCTTCTACAGCAGGGGTGACTTTATGATGTTGGACCAGATCATGATCTCCAAATCACTTATAGATGGCCGTGGGCTGGAGTATATTCGCGGGTCGGAACATATTTATAATCCGGAAAAAATAAAATTCCTTTACGGCAAGTATAAAAACACGCCGCGGGGCACTTTCTCCGGCACGACCTACTTTGGCGGCTACTCCGACCACTTCCCGATTTATATTCAGGTGCGGGAGTCGAAATAA
- the gldC gene encoding gliding motility protein GldC, with amino-acid sequence MKKSEIYFSIALDDKSIPEAISWRATDAGEKIHFAKAINISLWDRDEAGTMKIDLWTKDMPVDEMKYFYIDTIGAMAQSIATATSDDVMAQKMRALCQELTKHVEQEQKDNKGNA; translated from the coding sequence ATGAAGAAATCTGAAATATACTTTAGCATCGCATTGGATGATAAAAGCATTCCGGAAGCCATTAGCTGGCGTGCGACCGATGCCGGTGAGAAGATCCATTTTGCCAAAGCCATCAATATTTCCCTCTGGGACCGTGATGAGGCCGGCACTATGAAGATCGATCTCTGGACAAAAGATATGCCGGTAGATGAAATGAAATACTTCTACATTGATACCATCGGAGCCATGGCGCAGAGCATTGCCACCGCTACCAGCGACGATGTGATGGCCCAGAAAATGCGTGCCCTTTGCCAGGAACTGACCAAGCACGTAGAACAGGAGCAGAAAGACAACAAAGGCAATGCCTAA
- the dcd gene encoding dCTP deaminase, which yields MILTDKQILEEVEKGTILVEPFDRACLGTNSYDVHLGRYLATYKDEVLDARKHNEIDIFEIPEEGFVLQPGTLYLGVTLEYTETHAHVPFLEGKSSVGRLGIDIHATAGKGDVGFCNTWTLEISVSQPVRVYYSMPIGQLIYFEVKGGIENYYNTKQNAKYNHRSITPVESMMWRNEW from the coding sequence ATGATATTAACCGATAAGCAGATTTTAGAGGAAGTTGAAAAAGGCACCATCCTGGTAGAACCCTTTGACCGCGCCTGCCTGGGCACCAACTCCTACGACGTGCACCTGGGCCGCTACCTGGCCACTTACAAAGACGAGGTGCTGGATGCCCGCAAGCACAACGAGATCGACATCTTTGAGATTCCGGAAGAAGGCTTTGTTTTACAACCCGGCACCCTGTACCTGGGCGTAACCCTGGAGTATACCGAAACACACGCCCATGTGCCTTTTCTGGAAGGGAAATCCAGCGTAGGCCGCCTGGGCATTGATATTCATGCTACAGCCGGTAAAGGCGATGTAGGCTTCTGCAATACCTGGACACTGGAGATTTCTGTGTCCCAGCCCGTGCGTGTTTACTATAGTATGCCCATCGGCCAGCTGATTTACTTTGAAGTAAAAGGTGGCATCGAAAACTACTACAATACTAAACAGAACGCCAAGTATAATCACCGTTCCATTACGCCTGTAGAGTCGATGATGTGGCGCAATGAATGGTAA
- the hemL gene encoding glutamate-1-semialdehyde 2,1-aminomutase, giving the protein MIQAPISNELFLRAQNSIPGGVNSPVRAFRAVGGNPRFMVSAKGPYMEDEDGNRYIDLINSWGPMILGHAPALVEKAVLEAIPHSLSFGAPTRKEIEIAELIVSMVPSIEKVRMVNSGTEATMSAIRVARGYTGRDKIIKFEGCYHGHGDSFLISAGSGAITLGVPDSPGVTKGTANDTLTVPYNNLQTVETLVAANKGQVAAIILEPVAGNMGLVTPEAGFLQGLRDLCDKEGIVLIFDEVMTGFRLAPGGAQQLYGVTPDMSTLGKIIGGGMPVGAYGGKKELMDYVAPAGPVYQAGTLSGNPIAMSAGMAMLTYLHDHPEVYTQLENTTLKMVAGMQQNMQQLGFRYTINCVGSMFSIFFTEQPVCDFDTAKTSDTALFGRYFNGMLQRGIYLAPSQYETLFVSTVISDELVEKYLQANLEALQEAHNL; this is encoded by the coding sequence ATGATACAAGCACCCATTAGCAACGAACTTTTCCTGCGCGCCCAAAACAGTATTCCTGGTGGCGTAAATTCGCCGGTAAGGGCGTTCCGGGCCGTAGGCGGAAATCCCCGTTTCATGGTATCGGCCAAAGGCCCTTACATGGAAGATGAAGATGGCAACCGCTACATCGACCTGATCAATTCATGGGGCCCCATGATCCTGGGCCATGCCCCTGCCCTGGTAGAGAAAGCCGTGTTGGAAGCCATCCCTCACTCGCTGTCTTTTGGCGCTCCTACCCGCAAGGAAATCGAGATCGCTGAGCTGATTGTAAGTATGGTGCCCAGCATCGAGAAGGTGCGCATGGTAAACTCCGGTACCGAAGCGACCATGTCGGCCATACGGGTGGCGCGTGGCTACACCGGCCGCGACAAGATCATCAAGTTTGAAGGCTGCTACCATGGTCATGGCGATTCTTTCCTGATCTCGGCCGGGAGCGGCGCTATTACCCTGGGCGTACCCGACAGCCCGGGCGTGACCAAAGGCACCGCCAATGACACCCTGACAGTCCCTTACAACAACTTGCAGACGGTGGAGACGCTGGTAGCCGCCAATAAAGGACAGGTGGCCGCCATTATACTGGAGCCTGTAGCCGGTAACATGGGCCTCGTTACCCCGGAAGCAGGCTTTTTGCAGGGCCTGCGTGACCTCTGCGACAAAGAAGGTATTGTGTTGATCTTTGACGAGGTGATGACCGGTTTCCGGCTTGCCCCGGGCGGTGCGCAGCAGTTGTACGGCGTAACACCGGACATGAGCACACTGGGTAAAATAATCGGCGGCGGTATGCCGGTGGGCGCTTATGGCGGTAAAAAGGAACTGATGGATTATGTGGCACCGGCCGGTCCGGTTTACCAGGCGGGCACCTTATCGGGCAACCCGATCGCCATGTCGGCGGGAATGGCCATGCTGACCTACCTCCACGACCACCCGGAAGTATACACCCAGCTGGAGAATACCACACTCAAAATGGTAGCAGGCATGCAGCAAAACATGCAGCAGCTGGGCTTTCGCTATACCATTAACTGCGTAGGCTCCATGTTCAGTATTTTCTTTACCGAGCAGCCCGTTTGCGATTTTGATACAGCTAAAACATCCGACACCGCACTCTTCGGGCGTTATTTCAACGGCATGCTGCAGCGCGGCATCTACCTGGCTCCTTCGCAGTACGAAACACTCTTTGTCTCTACTGTTATCTCCGACGAGCTGGTAGAAAAGTATCTTCAGGCAAACCTGGAAGCCCTGCAGGAAGCGCATAACCTTTAG
- a CDS encoding ABC transporter substrate-binding protein — MKKNFWKNIAGLLLAGLLALPVQAQVQDAATAYSNGKVLLQQQRYDQAMAELKPLTSSENPYAPEASYFYALAALKGNKTKEAYQMLLQLQNQHPDWAGMKDADYLLANVLFEQGDYERALSKLQELDGSALEADAEGLKRYYLTRLNSRPAYEQLLKRFGSDKTVAQVYADKLIGGWYRPEDRQTLERIVQRFNLDRNRYLSKDALSGQGFDVAVLLPFQLNQPLSQTARKNQFVTDLYAGMKLAQDSLAAQGIRINLLAYDASADTTATSNLLRLPELQQMDLVIGPVYKSTAKVAARFAAQNNINVINPLSQDTDIAKGNEHVFLFEASVATQAKQAATFAYQHFNPKTAVILFENTKDDTTFAGHYRRQFLRLGGKVKVYKKISSSQAGATAAIFNGLALEDAGHLAVFSEKMTAAVNTISLLQGKAPRLPLITYENWLDINQISLQQLDNLEAYFISPKYVNKYNPVNDWFRSKYISKYNLPPSMYAYAGFEMLYYFGTRLQQFGPQFNQQLAAQGIQQGVFYPGHGYSTTQKPGELQPDNQYVPITKLDNLQLTVVNPVF, encoded by the coding sequence ATGAAGAAAAACTTCTGGAAAAACATAGCCGGCTTGCTGCTGGCGGGTTTGCTGGCGCTGCCCGTGCAGGCGCAGGTGCAGGATGCTGCCACGGCTTACAGTAACGGCAAAGTGCTGCTACAGCAGCAGCGCTACGACCAGGCAATGGCCGAGTTAAAGCCCCTGACGAGCTCAGAAAACCCGTATGCACCGGAAGCTTCCTATTTTTACGCGCTCGCTGCCCTGAAAGGCAACAAGACCAAAGAGGCATATCAGATGCTGTTACAGTTGCAGAACCAACATCCCGACTGGGCAGGTATGAAGGATGCGGATTACCTGCTGGCCAATGTTTTGTTTGAGCAGGGAGATTATGAACGCGCCCTGAGCAAGCTGCAGGAACTGGATGGGTCTGCCCTGGAAGCGGATGCCGAAGGCCTCAAGCGCTATTACCTGACCAGGCTCAACAGCCGACCGGCATACGAGCAATTGCTCAAACGCTTTGGATCAGATAAAACCGTAGCGCAGGTGTATGCTGATAAGCTGATAGGTGGCTGGTACCGCCCGGAAGATCGGCAAACCCTGGAACGCATTGTGCAGCGCTTTAACTTAGACCGCAACCGCTACCTGAGCAAGGATGCCCTGAGCGGGCAAGGCTTTGATGTGGCGGTGCTCCTACCCTTTCAGCTGAACCAGCCGCTTTCGCAGACAGCCCGCAAAAACCAGTTTGTAACGGATCTGTATGCCGGTATGAAACTGGCCCAAGACTCATTAGCAGCGCAAGGTATCCGCATTAACCTGCTGGCCTACGATGCGAGTGCCGACACAACTGCTACCAGTAACCTGCTCAGGCTGCCGGAGCTGCAGCAAATGGACCTGGTGATCGGGCCGGTATACAAATCCACGGCAAAAGTTGCGGCGCGCTTTGCAGCCCAAAACAACATCAACGTCATCAACCCGCTCTCGCAGGATACCGATATTGCAAAAGGCAATGAGCATGTGTTTCTCTTCGAGGCGTCTGTTGCCACACAGGCAAAGCAGGCTGCCACATTCGCGTACCAGCACTTCAATCCGAAAACAGCGGTTATCCTGTTCGAAAATACGAAGGACGACACCACCTTTGCCGGTCATTACCGGCGGCAGTTCCTGCGGCTAGGCGGCAAAGTGAAAGTGTATAAAAAGATCAGCTCCAGCCAGGCCGGGGCCACGGCAGCCATTTTTAACGGCCTGGCGCTGGAAGATGCCGGGCACCTGGCTGTTTTTTCAGAGAAAATGACAGCAGCCGTAAACACCATTAGCCTGTTGCAGGGCAAAGCTCCCCGGTTGCCGCTGATCACCTACGAGAACTGGCTTGATATCAACCAGATCTCTTTACAGCAACTGGACAACCTGGAAGCTTACTTCATCAGCCCCAAGTATGTGAACAAGTATAACCCAGTCAACGATTGGTTTCGCAGCAAATACATCAGCAAGTATAACCTGCCCCCATCTATGTATGCGTATGCCGGTTTTGAAATGCTGTATTACTTTGGTACCAGGCTCCAGCAGTTCGGGCCGCAGTTCAACCAGCAGCTGGCGGCGCAAGGCATTCAGCAGGGCGTATTTTACCCGGGGCATGGGTATAGCACCACACAAAAGCCTGGCGAGCTGCAACCCGATAACCAGTATGTACCCATCACGAAACTCGATAACCTGCAACTTACCGTAGTGAATCCTGTTTTTTAA
- the guaA gene encoding glutamine-hydrolyzing GMP synthase: MPEKILILDFGSQYTQLIARRVRELNVYCEIYPFNNIPALTDDVKGVILSGSPCSVRDEEHPTIDLSQFLGKLPVLGVCYGAQYIAQELGGEVTPSTIREYGRARLSELHSADRLLKELTLGSVVWMSHGDTIKEIPSNIEVIASTESVRVAAYKLKGQETYGIQFHPEVTHSDEGKTLLRNFVVHICGCQQDWTSEQFVEATVASLKEQLGNDKVVLGLSGGVDSSVAAMLIHHAIGKNLYCIFVDNGLLRKDEFETVLDSYKHMGLNVKGVDAKQKFYTALAGLTDPEQKRKAIGRVFIEVFDDEAHQIEDVKWLAQGTIYPDVIESMSVKGPSATIKSHHNVGGLPDFMKLQVVEPLKTLFKDEVRLVGKTLHIDDAILGRHPFPGPGLAIRILSDITPEKVHVLQQVDHIFISNLKKSGLYNDVWQAGAILTPVQSVGVMGDERTYENVVALRAVSSVDGMTADWCRLPYEFLADVSNEIINKVKGVNRVVYDISSKPPATIEWE, encoded by the coding sequence ATGCCAGAAAAAATTCTTATCCTCGATTTCGGCTCGCAGTACACCCAGCTTATCGCAAGAAGGGTACGGGAGCTCAATGTATATTGCGAAATATACCCTTTTAACAACATCCCTGCTCTAACCGACGATGTGAAAGGTGTTATCCTTTCAGGCAGCCCCTGCTCCGTCCGCGACGAAGAGCATCCCACCATCGACCTGTCTCAGTTTCTGGGCAAGCTTCCGGTATTAGGAGTTTGTTATGGTGCGCAGTATATCGCCCAAGAACTTGGCGGGGAGGTAACACCCTCAACCATTCGCGAGTATGGTCGTGCCCGCCTGAGTGAATTGCACAGCGCCGACCGCCTGCTGAAAGAACTCACCCTGGGCTCGGTGGTTTGGATGTCGCATGGCGATACGATCAAGGAAATCCCTAGTAACATAGAAGTAATTGCCAGCACCGAAAGCGTGCGCGTGGCAGCATACAAACTGAAAGGCCAGGAAACGTATGGCATCCAGTTTCACCCCGAAGTGACCCACTCCGACGAAGGAAAAACCCTGCTGCGTAACTTTGTGGTGCATATCTGCGGTTGCCAGCAAGATTGGACCTCCGAACAGTTTGTAGAGGCAACCGTGGCAAGCCTGAAAGAACAATTGGGCAACGACAAAGTGGTGCTGGGTCTCTCCGGCGGCGTCGATTCGAGTGTGGCAGCTATGCTCATTCACCATGCCATCGGTAAAAACCTGTATTGCATTTTTGTAGATAACGGGCTACTGCGCAAAGATGAGTTCGAAACCGTACTGGATTCCTACAAGCACATGGGCTTGAACGTGAAAGGCGTGGATGCCAAGCAGAAGTTCTACACGGCGCTGGCTGGCTTAACTGATCCGGAGCAGAAGCGTAAAGCCATTGGCCGCGTGTTTATAGAGGTTTTTGATGACGAAGCGCACCAGATAGAAGACGTGAAGTGGCTGGCACAGGGCACTATTTACCCCGATGTGATCGAGTCGATGAGCGTGAAAGGACCTTCGGCTACCATCAAATCGCACCACAACGTGGGCGGCCTGCCTGACTTTATGAAACTTCAGGTGGTGGAGCCCCTGAAAACGCTTTTCAAAGACGAAGTACGGTTGGTTGGCAAAACACTCCACATCGACGATGCCATACTTGGCCGCCATCCGTTCCCGGGCCCTGGCCTGGCTATCCGCATCCTGAGCGACATTACCCCCGAGAAAGTACACGTGCTGCAGCAGGTAGACCATATCTTTATCAGCAACCTGAAAAAATCGGGGCTATATAACGATGTGTGGCAAGCCGGCGCCATCCTTACCCCCGTGCAATCGGTGGGCGTGATGGGCGATGAGCGCACCTACGAGAACGTGGTAGCCCTGCGCGCCGTAAGCAGCGTGGATGGGATGACAGCGGACTGGTGCCGATTACCGTACGAGTTCCTGGCCGATGTGTCCAACGAGATCATCAACAAAGTAAAAGGGGTAAACCGCGTGGTGTACGACATCAGCTCGAAACCGCCGGCTACCATTGAGTGGGAGTAA
- the fsa gene encoding fructose-6-phosphate aldolase produces the protein MKFFIDTANLQEIREAHDLGVLDGVTTNPSLMAKEGIFGHDNVIAHYKKICDIVDGDISAEVIATDFEGMVREGEFLAELHPNIVVKVPMIKDGIKAIRYFSDKGIKTNCTLVFSAGQALLAAKAGATYVSPFVGRLDDVSTDGMQLIEQIVHIYANYGYQTQVLAASVRHVMHLVQCAEIGADVVTCPLSVITGLLNHPLTDIGLQKFLADHAKGNK, from the coding sequence ATGAAATTCTTTATAGATACTGCGAACCTACAGGAGATCCGGGAGGCACACGACCTGGGTGTGTTGGACGGCGTTACCACCAATCCGTCGCTGATGGCCAAAGAAGGTATTTTCGGCCACGACAATGTCATTGCCCATTATAAGAAGATCTGCGACATCGTGGACGGTGATATCAGCGCCGAGGTAATTGCCACCGATTTTGAAGGAATGGTGCGCGAAGGCGAATTTCTGGCTGAGTTGCATCCCAATATTGTAGTGAAAGTGCCCATGATCAAGGACGGTATCAAAGCGATCCGCTACTTTAGTGATAAAGGCATTAAAACGAATTGCACGCTGGTGTTCTCTGCCGGACAGGCCTTATTAGCCGCCAAAGCAGGAGCTACCTACGTATCCCCTTTTGTAGGCCGTTTGGATGATGTTTCAACAGATGGCATGCAGCTCATCGAACAGATCGTTCATATCTATGCCAACTATGGTTACCAGACGCAGGTACTGGCCGCTTCGGTGCGCCACGTGATGCACCTGGTGCAGTGTGCCGAGATCGGCGCCGATGTGGTTACCTGCCCGCTTTCTGTTATCACAGGCCTGCTGAACCATCCGCTTACGGATATCGGCCTTCAGAAATTTCTGGCTGACCACGCGAAAGGAAACAAATAA